The sequence below is a genomic window from Gadus morhua chromosome 12, gadMor3.0, whole genome shotgun sequence.
TATTATCTCTGATAGCAAACTACAACCATTAATCATATCACAATCATCCTATAACACAAAAATACCCCTAATTATTGAACAATGATAGCAATAATAATGACAGTGTTAATAATGATTTAATATTAATAacttcaataataataacaacagtaGTGATTATAATGATAACACGTTATAAGACATCATATATCAAAAAATttcatattatttttattgttaaaatattataaattgtcataaattattgtaaattatattattaaaatCGTATTGTAAAGCTTAGTTTTTGTAGTATACCGGTACCGGACGCGAAACGTCGACCCCCTCTACCGCGGCTCCTGATTGGTCGAAAGACCAAACAGTGTGGCTCATGTGACTTGAAAGACAAGTCACGTGATATGGGTCCTGTCACATGACCTGTTTCCTGCTCGCCTTAGGTCTCGTCATCACTTCCGGATTAATTTCCACAACATGGGGAGTGCGCGGCTGTTCTCTGTCACGGCGTGGCTCGTGCCGCTAGCAGcgggtctcctcctggtctccatGGCGACCGGGCTGGAGGTGACCACCCACCCTGCCGGCTCCTTCCCCGCTCCGGGCACCAACTCCACCAACTCCTCCGCCGTGCCGCCGCCCCACCGCGGGCCGCCACCGCCGCGCGGGCTGAACGTGGACAATATGGTGGTGCAGCGCGCGCTGTACGTCCTGATCGGCTTCACCATGCTGGGGGTCTTCTACCTGCTTGTGCGCGCGGTGCGGTGAGTACCCCCCGAATCCCCGCTGGGACCACGTCAATGGGACTCAAACCCTAAACCCGGCCGGATATGTGGCGCGCGCTCCGTttcttaacgtgtgtgtgtgtgtgtgtgtgtgtgtgtgtgtgtgtgtgtgtgtgtgtgtgtgtgtgtgtgtgtgtgtgtgtgtgtgtgtgtgtgtgtgtgtgtgtgtgtgtgtgtgtgtgtgtgtgtgtaggacaaaGCGTCCGCTCCAGAAGAAGTACGGTCTGCTGCAGAACGCGGAGGACGGCGTGGAGCTCGACGCCCTGGAGAGTGACGAGGACGACACGTTGTACGAGGCCCGCAGCCTCCGGAGGTCCGTTACCCTGGTTACCACCGTTACCACCGTTACCCCGGCTACTCCCCCCCATCGTTACCCTGGTTACCACTGTTACCCTGGTTAACCCCCCCATCGTTACCCTGGTTAACCCCCCCATCGTTACCCTGGTTACCACTGTTACCCTGGTTAACCCCCCCATCGTTACCCTGGTTACCACTGTTACCCTGGTTAACCCCCCCCATCGTTACCCTGGTTAACCCCCCCATCGTTACCCTGGTTATCACTGTTACCCTGGTTAACCCCCCCATCGTTACCCtggttaccccccccccatgtacccTGCTTACCCCCCCCATCGTTACCCTGGTTACCACTGTTACCCTGGTTAACCCCCCCATCGTTACCCTGGTTACCACCGTTACCCCGGCTACCCCCCCATCGTTACCCTGGTTACCACCGTTACCCTGGTTAACCCCCCCAAAATTACCCTGGTTACCCTCCTGTTGCCCttggaatttatttatttattgtgtgtgtgatctcaggtgaggaggaggaggaggaggaggaagagcagcaggaggaggaggaggaggaggaggaggaggaggagcaccgaTGTGTAAAGCCAAAGCTGCCGGCCTTCTGCTGGAgaagtctttatttttttagccCCGCTGTAATTAGGACGATCTTCTGGAGTTTCCATGACCACAGAAGAGATGAGGAGCCATGCACAGAAGAGATGAGGAGCCATGACCACAGAAGAGATGAGGAGCCATGACCACAGAAGAGATGAGGAGCCATGCACAGAAGGGGTTTCAGACGGAACATTCCTTAACTTCAGACGTCAAAGTGGAACCCTTCTTCAGGTCTCCATCCTAATGTTTTACTGACTACGCAGGTAGTTATGTGACCAGTTAAACTAGTTAACTACAAACATGGCAGTACGCACTTCTGTCCACAGACGGCGTGTCTGAGTTAGTTCAGGGTGTCTGAGTTAGTTCAGGGTGTCTGAGTTAGTTCAGGGTGTCTGAGTTAGTTCAGGGTGTCTGAGTTAGTTCAGGGTGTCTGAGTTAGTTCAGGGTGTCTGAGTTAGTTCAGGGTGTCTGAGTTAGTTCAGGGTGTCTGAGTTAGTTCAGGGTGTCTGAGTTAGTTCAGGGTGTCTGAGTTAGTTCAGGGTGACCGAGTTAGTTCAGGGTGACCGAGTTAGTTCAGGGTGACCGAGTTAGTTCAGGGTGACCGAGTTAGTTCAGGGTGTCTGAGTTAGATTAGTGTGTCTGAGTCTGTTGACGCTGTCGGTCTGAAGCCACTCGACGTCGGTCTTTAAACGTTGAATGAGCCTCGTCTGTAGTTCCGTTGCCGGCCACCAGAGGACGTAGGGGGGTGGGCGATCTTATCGGGACTATTTTGAAATGTTGGACTCTGGTATAGCTTGGTGTTCATCTCAACACTTCTCTCCAGTTGCGGAGATGAgacttaatttatttatttaatcctGAATGGTGAATGGGAATATGAGAATGTCTGTCTGAGATGCACCACGCCACCTATCGCTATCCTATCGCTAAATATCGACAATAATCAGCTTTTTACAaagatgtatttttttattaaactctTTGTATTCGTTTTATAGCGAAAATATCGAATCACAATCTAAGACGTGTAGAATATAAAGTGTCTGAGGATCAGAGTGTTGCTATGCAGAAAATCAACCAGACTTTATTTAACTTCAGTGGATTTCTATCTTGATTCGGTTTCTATTTTTCTTCTGGTTTGTATGATTTGTCCTGCTGTACTTCATAAGCCATTCCTGTATTGGACACAATCTTTAAATGTGTGTAACGGTGTGAACGTGGTTTCTATTTCTCCAACCACATTTTTTTACATCATGTTTACGTGTACTTAAGTACTTTTGTTTTCACTTAAGCAGAGTTGTACAACCCCGTCCTGATCTCAGAATGATTTGATCAGGATCTCAGCACGAGGACGGTTATGTTGGAGTTGGTTTTGTTGCAaatggcctttttaaaatgcATTAAATTTGCAGTACTTTATCCATATAGTTCTTtattgtgtgtccgtgtgtctgtccatGAAGGGGAAGTTAGAGCACTGGCGACCAGCTGCCACCACCTGGAAGGTCCTTTATATGAACCATTCAATCCCTTGATTGCGGCTACACcctttataatatttatatattatatttacattcCCCACTCCCATCATGCTACATAATGACGTTAATGCTAACCGCTACACCTAGCATAGCACTTAGCACACCGGTTTCCCATACTGAAGGCTACATGGTGTATTTCATATGATTCTCATGGTTAAGATCTGAAGAGTATATAATTACTGTTAGATCCACTAAATGTTTAAACCCAGGCAAGGTTCAATATTTAAAAGAGGTTATACTAATGGATTCCATTCTGCTTCCAGAGCAAATGTTGGCCGTCTTCTACCCTCTAGAGGGTTAGAACTGGTGAACCCTGAGTAGACACGAGCAGGGGTGAGTAGACCAGGAGTAGAGCCCTAGCAGCAGGGTGAGTAGACCAGGAGTAGAGCCCTAGCAGCAGGGTGAGTAGACCAGGAGTAGAGCCCTAGCAGCAGTGTGAGTAGACCAGGAGTAGAGCCCTAGCAGCTGTGTGAGTAGACCAGGAGTAGAGCCCTAGCAGCAGTGTGAGTAGACCAGGAGTAGAGCCCTAGCAGCAGGGTGAGTAGACCAGGAGTAGAGCCCTAGCAGCAGTGTGAGTAGACCAGGAGTAGAGCCCTAGCAGCAGGGTGAGTAGACCCGGAGTAGAGCCCTAGCAGCAGGGTGAGTAGACCAGGAGTAGAGCCCTAGCAGCTGTGTGAGTAGACCAGGAGTA
It includes:
- the fam174c gene encoding protein FAM174C isoform X2, with the translated sequence MGSARLFSVTAWLVPLAAGLLLVSMATGLEVTTHPAGSFPAPGTNSTNSSAVPPPHRGPPPPRGLNVDNMVVQRALYVLIGFTMLGVFYLLVRAVRTKRPLQKKYGLLQNAEDGVELDALESDEDDTLYEARSLRR
- the fam174c gene encoding protein FAM174C isoform X1, with translation MGSARLFSVTAWLVPLAAGLLLVSMATGLEVTTHPAGSFPAPGTNSTNSSAVPPPHRGPPPPRGLNVDNMVVQRALYVLIGFTMLGVFYLLVRAVRTKRPLQKKYGLLQNAEDGVELDALESDEDDTLYEARSLRR